A stretch of DNA from Arthrobacter jiangjiafuii:
TGCCCGCGGATCAGCTTGTGCGCCGGAAGCCGCCGCTTTAGGACCATGCCGGTCTTCTCGAGCACCCGGGCAGAGGCTTCGTTGCCGGGGCGGCAGGTCGCGGAAATCCGGTCCAGTCCCAGCACGGTGAAGCCAAAATGTACGACGGCGGCGGCGGCCTCGGTTGCGTAGCCACGGTTCCAGTGCTCGGCGGCGATGACGTAGCCGGTTTCTGCGGTGCGGCCTCCGGTGCCGGAGGTTTCCGGGTCGGGTGCTTCCGCGTTGAGTGCAGCCGGCTCGGGTGCTGCCAGGTCGGGCTGTGCCTGGTCGAGTGTCAGGCCCACGGAGCCAAACGGAGCGCCGCCGTCCTTCAGGGTGAGCGCAAAGGTATAGGCCTGCCGCGGCACGGTCGCTTCTTCGGCCAGGCAGGCGGCAAGGAAACC
This window harbors:
- a CDS encoding GNAT family N-acetyltransferase; its protein translation is MELPETLELHKPLDLPEPLVLHTLRLTLRPYTSGDLAAVHRFASDPRLTQFVEWGPNTLQDSRGFLAACLAEEATVPRQAYTFALTLKDGGAPFGSVGLTLDQAQPDLAAPEPAALNAEAPDPETSGTGGRTAETGYVIAAEHWNRGYATEAAAAVVHFGFTVLGLDRISATCRPGNEASARVLEKTGMVLKRRLPAHKLIRGQWEDSLLYSMARPALR